The following coding sequences lie in one Xylocopa sonorina isolate GNS202 chromosome 15, iyXylSono1_principal, whole genome shotgun sequence genomic window:
- the Lmanii gene encoding lysosomal alpha-mannosidase II isoform X1, with amino-acid sequence MNDEAVTHYHSLVDQYTWGFRRLNDTFGSCARPHIGWQIDPFGHSREQASLFAQLGFDGMFFGRLDYQDKISRLRNQSMEFIWKGSANLGSRANLFTVALYNNYSPPPGFCYDLLCNDEPIIDDPESPDYNVKTRIDAFLYYVAGQAATYRTNNVILTMGGDFTYQQAEMYFVNLDKLIRYVKEQKGSEVNIFYSTPSCYLKAVNDANLQWPTKTDDFFPYASDPHSYWTGYFSSRPTIKFFERMGNNLLQVSKQLSVLTDLKNDEKQLEHFREAMGVMQHHDAVTGTEKQLVAEDYARLLHNGMQQGVNVASEAIKKWQLNQSSEVEVKDMHSCMELNISSCVYTENQDFMLTVYNPLSRKVETPVRIPVYQTSYNVVDLTDGNKMVSQIIPIPIAVREIPGRKSNATHELVFIATLPPLGYRVYKVERNSNEPNHRDSAVADGSIDNEFYNVFINEDNHVVVEWKKEKNMTLHQSFHYYEGMEGNNKVFQNRSSGAYIFRPKSISTKNFVEPGSSKVYKGPLVQEIHQCVNEWVCQVVRVYKGKEYVEFNWLVGPIPVQDQIGKEIVSKYTSNLNSAGEFYTDSNGREMLKRIRNYRPTWKLDLQEKVSGNYYPVTSKISLKDEEELLKLSVLTDRAQGGTSMLDGEIELMLHRRLLKDDAFGVGEALNESAFGEGLVVRGSHYVVGGSMKNADEIALREKNLALQMLLRPWLLITPVVKSASTPANSYVTKGTGLVKSLPANVHILTLEPWKNDTILLRLEHIFEVGETKTLSSPVEVNIQDLFSTFTILSIEETTLGANQWSKDMDRLKWNAETNDVPQPEENTSHPVKIENGAINVLLTPMEIRTFILRVNRLDL; translated from the exons ATGAACGACGAGGCGGTTACGCACTATCACTCTCTTGTGGATCAGTATACGTGGGGATTTAG ACGCCTTAACGATACGTTTGGAAGCTGCGCAAGGCCACACATAGGATGGCAAATAGATCCTTTCGGTCATTCCAGAGAACAGGCATCCTTGTTTGCCCAATTAGGATTCGACGGCATGTTTTTTGGCCGCCTTGATTATCAGGATAAGATCAGCAGACTCAGGAACCAATCCATGGAGTTTATTTGGAAAGGAAGTGCAAATCTAG GATCACGTGCAAACTTGTTCACGGTTGCGTTGTACAACAACTATAGTCCACCACCTGGTTTCTGTTACGATCTTTTATGTAACGACGAACCAATAATCGATGATCCTGAGAGTCCTGACTACAACGTTAAAACAAGG ATCGATGCATTTTTGTATTACGTGGCTGGTCAAGCTGCGACATATCGTACGAATAACGTCATATTAACTATGGGAGGAGATTTCACGTATCAACAAGCAGAAATGTACTTCGTTAATCTGGACAAACTAATAAG ATACGTGAAGGAACAGAAAGGCTCTGaggtaaatatattttattccacACCGTCGTGCTATTTGAAAGCAGTGAACGACGCAAACCTTCAATGGCCAACGAAAACCGACGATTTCTTCCCCTATGCGAGCGATCCACACTCCTATTGGACTGGGTACTTCTCTTCCAGGCCAACGATCAAATTCTTTGAAAGGATGGGGAACAATCTTCTTCAG GTGTCCAAACAATTGTCCGTGTTGACAGATTTGAAAAACGATGAGAAACAATTGGAACACTTCCGGGAAGCGATGGGTGTAATGCAACACCACGATGCGGTTACAGGAACCGAGAAACAATTAGTTGCTGAGGATTATGCACGTTTGTTACACAATGGAATGCAACAAGGGGTGAACGTTGCCTCTGAAGCGATTAA gaaatGGCAATTAAATCAATCGAGTGAAGTTGAAGTGAAGGATATGCACTCTTGTATGGAATTAAATATCAGTTCGTGTGTGTATACAGAAAATCAGGATTTCATGCTCACAGTTTATAATCCTTTGAGTCGAAAAGTCGAGACCCCTGTTCGTATTCCCGTTTATCAAACCAGTTACAACGTCGTAGATCTTACAG ATGGGAATAAAATGGTATCGCAGATAATTCCTATTCCTATCGCCGTACGTGAAATACCAGGAAGAAAAAGTAACGCAACGCACGAACttgtattcatcgcaacgcttCCACCATTGGGATACAGGGTCTACAAAGTTGAAAGAAATTCGAACGAACCGAATCATCGAGACTCAGCAGTTGCAGACGGTTCCATCGATAACGAG TTCTACAATGTGTTTATCAACGAGGACAATCATGTCGTCGTAGaatggaaaaaagaaaagaacatgACTCTACACCAATCGTTTCACTATTACGAAGGAATGGAGGGAAACAATAAGGTATTTCAAAACAGATCCTCGGGTGCATACATTTTTAGGCCCAAAAGTATATCCACTAAGAATTTCGTAGAACCTGGCTCTTCTAAAGTATACAAAG GCCCATTAGTACAAGAAATTCATCAATGCGTCAATGAGTGGGTATGCCAAGTAGTTAGAGTTTACAAAGGGAAAGAATACGTCGAATTCAACTGGCTTGTTGGGCCAATTCCTGTTCA AGATCAAATTGGCAAAGAGATAGTATCGAAGTATACCAGCAACTTGAATTCAGCTGGAGAATTTTACACGGACAGTAACGGTCGCGAGATGTTAAAACGGATTAGAAATTATCGACCAACGTGGAAACTAGATCTGCAGGAAAAAGTTTCTGGCAACTATTACCCAGTTACGTCTAAAATCTCTTTGAAAGATGAAGAGGAACTTCTTAAACTCAGCGTGTTAACAGATCGAGCACAAGGCGGGACCAGCATGCTAGATGGAGAAATTGAACTGATG CTTCATAGAAGACTTTTAAAGGATGACGCATTCGGTGTAGGAGAAGCTCTCAATGAGTCTGCTTTTGGTGAAGGATTAGTAGTTAGAGGCTCTCACTATGTCGTTGGAGGCAGTATGAAAAACGCAGACGAAATTGCACTCAGAGAGAAAAATTTGGCGCTTCAAATGTTGCTTCGTCCGTGGCTCCTAATTACGCCCGTTGTAAAAAGTGCCTCAACTCCTGCAAACTCGTATGTCACAAAA GGTACAGGTCTTGTTAAATCTCTACCAGCAAATGTTCACATATTAACTTTGGAACCATGGAAAAATGATACCATTTTATTACGATTggaacatatctttgaagttggTGAAACTAAGACTTTATCTAGCCCTGTAGAAGTTAACATTCAG GATCTGTTCTCGACTTTCACGATTCTATCCATCGAGGAGACTACGTTAGGTGCCAATCAGTGGTCGAAAGACATGGATCGTTTGAAATGGAATGCAGAAACAAATGATGTTCCCCAACCGGAAGAAAATACTTCTCACCCTGTAAAAATCGAAAATGGTGCTATAAATGTTCTCCTAACTCCGATGGAAATACGAACATTCATTCTTCGAGTGAATCGACTAGATCTTTAA
- the Lmanii gene encoding lysosomal alpha-mannosidase II isoform X2, with the protein MSSSDFLLPLLCFLLLFTYRDAASIVNRKVVDTCGYEACPTADPKKLNIHLVPHTHDDVGWLKTVDQYYFGSRPTIQKAGVQYILDSVIQALLANPERKFIYVETAFLWKWWLRQSEKVREDVRNLINQGRLEIIGGGWSMNDEAVTHYHSLVDQYTWGFRRLNDTFGSCARPHIGWQIDPFGHSREQASLFAQLGFDGMFFGRLDYQDKISRLRNQSMEFIWKGSANLGSRANLFTVALYNNYSPPPGFCYDLLCNDEPIIDDPESPDYNVKTRVETLVRYAHRQAAFYRSNNVIFTMGEDFNYQHAEMWFTNMDRLIRYVKEQKGSEVNIFYSTPSCYLKAVNDANLQWPTKTDDFFPYASDPHSYWTGYFSSRPTIKFFERMGNNLLQVSKQLSVLTDLKNDEKQLEHFREAMGVMQHHDAVTGTEKQLVAEDYARLLHNGMQQGVNVASEAIKKWQLNQSSEVEVKDMHSCMELNISSCVYTENQDFMLTVYNPLSRKVETPVRIPVYQTSYNVVDLTDGNKMVSQIIPIPIAVREIPGRKSNATHELVFIATLPPLGYRVYKVERNSNEPNHRDSAVADGSIDNEFYNVFINEDNHVVVEWKKEKNMTLHQSFHYYEGMEGNNKVFQNRSSGAYIFRPKSISTKNFVEPGSSKVYKGPLVQEIHQCVNEWVCQVVRVYKGKEYVEFNWLVGPIPVQDQIGKEIVSKYTSNLNSAGEFYTDSNGREMLKRIRNYRPTWKLDLQEKVSGNYYPVTSKISLKDEEELLKLSVLTDRAQGGTSMLDGEIELMLHRRLLKDDAFGVGEALNESAFGEGLVVRGSHYVVGGSMKNADEIALREKNLALQMLLRPWLLITPVVKSASTPANSYVTKGTGLVKSLPANVHILTLEPWKNDTILLRLEHIFEVGETKTLSSPVEVNIQDLFSTFTILSIEETTLGANQWSKDMDRLKWNAETNDVPQPEENTSHPVKIENGAINVLLTPMEIRTFILRVNRLDL; encoded by the exons ATGTCGTCGTCCGACTTTTTGCTCCCGCTGTTATGCTTTCTACTATTGTTTACCTATAGAGACGCGGCGAGCATCGTAAACAGAAAAGTAGTCGACACCTGCGGTTACGAG GCATGTCCCACAGCAGATCCAAAGAAGCTAAATATTCATTTAGTTCCTCACACTCACGATGACGTTGGTTGGTTGAAGACAGTTGATCAGTACTACTTTGGCA gtCGTCCAACTATTCAAAAAGCGGGCGTGCAGTATATTCTGGATAGCGTCATCCAGGCGTTGCTTGCTAATCCTGAAAGAAA ATTCATTTACGTTGAAACTGCCTTCCTATGGAAATGGTGGTTGCGTCAGAGCGAAAAGGTGAGAGAAGATGTACGTAATCTGATCAATCAAGGGAGATTAGAAATTATTGGCGGTGGATGGAGTATGAACGACGAGGCGGTTACGCACTATCACTCTCTTGTGGATCAGTATACGTGGGGATTTAG ACGCCTTAACGATACGTTTGGAAGCTGCGCAAGGCCACACATAGGATGGCAAATAGATCCTTTCGGTCATTCCAGAGAACAGGCATCCTTGTTTGCCCAATTAGGATTCGACGGCATGTTTTTTGGCCGCCTTGATTATCAGGATAAGATCAGCAGACTCAGGAACCAATCCATGGAGTTTATTTGGAAAGGAAGTGCAAATCTAG GATCACGTGCAAACTTGTTCACGGTTGCGTTGTACAACAACTATAGTCCACCACCTGGTTTCTGTTACGATCTTTTATGTAACGACGAACCAATAATCGATGATCCTGAGAGTCCTGACTACAACGTTAAAACAAGG GTCGAAACGTTAGTGCGATACGCGCATCGCCAGGCAGCTTTTTACAGGAGTAATAATGTTATCTTTACTATGGGCGAAGACTTTAATTACCAACACGCAGAAATGTGGTTCACTAACATGGATAGGTTGATCAG ATACGTGAAGGAACAGAAAGGCTCTGaggtaaatatattttattccacACCGTCGTGCTATTTGAAAGCAGTGAACGACGCAAACCTTCAATGGCCAACGAAAACCGACGATTTCTTCCCCTATGCGAGCGATCCACACTCCTATTGGACTGGGTACTTCTCTTCCAGGCCAACGATCAAATTCTTTGAAAGGATGGGGAACAATCTTCTTCAG GTGTCCAAACAATTGTCCGTGTTGACAGATTTGAAAAACGATGAGAAACAATTGGAACACTTCCGGGAAGCGATGGGTGTAATGCAACACCACGATGCGGTTACAGGAACCGAGAAACAATTAGTTGCTGAGGATTATGCACGTTTGTTACACAATGGAATGCAACAAGGGGTGAACGTTGCCTCTGAAGCGATTAA gaaatGGCAATTAAATCAATCGAGTGAAGTTGAAGTGAAGGATATGCACTCTTGTATGGAATTAAATATCAGTTCGTGTGTGTATACAGAAAATCAGGATTTCATGCTCACAGTTTATAATCCTTTGAGTCGAAAAGTCGAGACCCCTGTTCGTATTCCCGTTTATCAAACCAGTTACAACGTCGTAGATCTTACAG ATGGGAATAAAATGGTATCGCAGATAATTCCTATTCCTATCGCCGTACGTGAAATACCAGGAAGAAAAAGTAACGCAACGCACGAACttgtattcatcgcaacgcttCCACCATTGGGATACAGGGTCTACAAAGTTGAAAGAAATTCGAACGAACCGAATCATCGAGACTCAGCAGTTGCAGACGGTTCCATCGATAACGAG TTCTACAATGTGTTTATCAACGAGGACAATCATGTCGTCGTAGaatggaaaaaagaaaagaacatgACTCTACACCAATCGTTTCACTATTACGAAGGAATGGAGGGAAACAATAAGGTATTTCAAAACAGATCCTCGGGTGCATACATTTTTAGGCCCAAAAGTATATCCACTAAGAATTTCGTAGAACCTGGCTCTTCTAAAGTATACAAAG GCCCATTAGTACAAGAAATTCATCAATGCGTCAATGAGTGGGTATGCCAAGTAGTTAGAGTTTACAAAGGGAAAGAATACGTCGAATTCAACTGGCTTGTTGGGCCAATTCCTGTTCA AGATCAAATTGGCAAAGAGATAGTATCGAAGTATACCAGCAACTTGAATTCAGCTGGAGAATTTTACACGGACAGTAACGGTCGCGAGATGTTAAAACGGATTAGAAATTATCGACCAACGTGGAAACTAGATCTGCAGGAAAAAGTTTCTGGCAACTATTACCCAGTTACGTCTAAAATCTCTTTGAAAGATGAAGAGGAACTTCTTAAACTCAGCGTGTTAACAGATCGAGCACAAGGCGGGACCAGCATGCTAGATGGAGAAATTGAACTGATG CTTCATAGAAGACTTTTAAAGGATGACGCATTCGGTGTAGGAGAAGCTCTCAATGAGTCTGCTTTTGGTGAAGGATTAGTAGTTAGAGGCTCTCACTATGTCGTTGGAGGCAGTATGAAAAACGCAGACGAAATTGCACTCAGAGAGAAAAATTTGGCGCTTCAAATGTTGCTTCGTCCGTGGCTCCTAATTACGCCCGTTGTAAAAAGTGCCTCAACTCCTGCAAACTCGTATGTCACAAAA GGTACAGGTCTTGTTAAATCTCTACCAGCAAATGTTCACATATTAACTTTGGAACCATGGAAAAATGATACCATTTTATTACGATTggaacatatctttgaagttggTGAAACTAAGACTTTATCTAGCCCTGTAGAAGTTAACATTCAG GATCTGTTCTCGACTTTCACGATTCTATCCATCGAGGAGACTACGTTAGGTGCCAATCAGTGGTCGAAAGACATGGATCGTTTGAAATGGAATGCAGAAACAAATGATGTTCCCCAACCGGAAGAAAATACTTCTCACCCTGTAAAAATCGAAAATGGTGCTATAAATGTTCTCCTAACTCCGATGGAAATACGAACATTCATTCTTCGAGTGAATCGACTAGATCTTTAA
- the LOC143430887 gene encoding uncharacterized protein LOC143430887, which produces MRRAPFDKYNNTKQKISSNTYSSYSAASENFKDAGYKYSVNYSNVQEKNYLQRSFSADNVIRSRGFKPSDRHDPVKRNFLEHLTTKILHFDMENNESAPVNLQKLLTPASDSQGIMQSKNRKMFASSYFYAPTHPTVEDQVELARRISHSLSDVKNMKSKGQSMYVNRKKRSVKWIHDGNGVEDAEEPLTPVHRDKIPLKCMMNPHGKVLDIHGIQALGEEVNIEPMPKNPEKLFDIVRDLNNQRGRGAEIFAKRRKRSEKWIVDRDQSQTPGTPGTPKIQTYAGKPEMNGSSTFATLPPLTTPLAPEASIEKPFYNPFTVDLSLDSTNPPVTGRNQFRCNGKECSHSTEVKKIYLREVAVGTDNDFPFDKSRSSIVEKSRRISFEPDIERHNIYNGRDNANKNTTTSIATNRCDHNFNKASLNKYHSSNAQHVTNKEIKSYAKEERTTERVKSAINEKEKFMNGQRATGQRATDNEESEYTPIPVKQLIQEFEKTCRPVLQYKQISPKVIPIVQQSPFDNDLTRFFETRNSVKYNTEEEHRRIAEQQRYQELVNLQQRRSNGYMSTDDTEYTTDETDSQANDYSEEMIYREKSECSSLMNGEQEYSSTYREECSSRRRSVTSEEVENFCNNENGKYLNTEAEVPLEAKSLLLSMIASQEDILETIKHLRSTPILDNLLHGVSPDCKFGDICPDVGKKLYENNTYTGPKLASVHNLTNYNTAPRGWNQSLTYYRPIKFEKPQEIVYSDF; this is translated from the exons atgaggaggGCACCGTTCGATAA ATACAATAACACGAAGCAGAAAATTTCGAGCAACACGTATAGTTCGTACAGTGCCGCGTCTGAAAATTTCAAAGATGCGGGGTACAAGTATAGCGTGAATTACAGTAACGTGCAAGAGAAAAACTATCTGCAACGAAGCTTTTCCGCGGATAATGTAATACGTTCCCGTGGTTTTAAGCCCTCTGACAGGCACGACCCCGTGAAAAGGAATTTTCTTGagcatcttaccacgaaaataTTGCATTTCGACATG GAGAATAATGAAAGTGCACCGGTCAACTTGCAAAAATTACTCACACCCGCCTCAGATTCACAGGGCATCATGCAATCGAAAAACA GAAAAATGTTTGCATCCTCGTACTTTTATGCACCAACGCATCCGACTGTCGAGGATCAAGTTGAACTCGCTCGACGAATTTCACATTCGTTGAGTGACGtaaaaaatatgaaaagtaAAGGTCAATCCATGTATGTGAATAGAAAGAAACGTTCAGTTAAATGGATCCACGATGGTAATG GTGTTGAGGATGCAGAAGAACCTTTGACTCCTGTTCACAGA GATAAAATTCCTCTGAAATGCATGATGAACCCGCATGGGAAAGTATTGGACATCCATGGTATTCAGGCTTTGGGCGAGGAAGTAAACATTGAACCAATGCCAAAAAATCCCGAGAAACTTTTCGATATTGTTCGTGATTTAAATAATCAAAGAGGACGCG GTGCGGAGATATTCGCTAAGCGCAGAAAAAGATCGGAAAAGTGGATCGTAGACAGAGATCAATCGCAAACACCCGGCACACCTGGCACGCCAAAAATACAAACCTACGCAGGCAAACCG GAAATGAACGGCAGTTCGACGTTTGCAACTCTACCTCCGCTTACAACACCTTTAGCGCCGGAAGCGAGCATCGAGAAACCGTTTTACAATCCTTTCACCGTGGACCTGAGCCTAGACAGCACAAATCCACCCGTTACAG GCAGAAATCAATTTCGATGTAACGGTAAAGAGTGCAGCCATTCGACCGAGGTGAAAAAGATTTACCTAAGGGAAGTGGCCGTTGGCACTGACAACGATTTCCCGTTTGACAAATCCCGATCGTCGATAGTTGAGAAGTCACGTCGAATCAGTTTCGAGCCTGATATCGAGCGGCATAACATCTATAACGGCAGAGATAACGCTAACAAAAACACGACAACATCGATTGCCACTAACAGATGCGATCATAACTTTAACAAGGCTTCGCTGAACAAATATCATTCTTCTAATGCGCAGCACGTTACTAACAAAGAGATTAAAAGTTATGCGAAAGAGGAACGAACGACGGAGCGTGTAAAGAGTGCGATTAACGAGAAAGAAAAGTTCATGAACGGTCAACGAGCGACCGGTCAACGAGCGACCGATAACGAAGAAAGCGAGTACACGCCGATCCCAGTCAAACAATTGATACAGGAGTTCGAGAAAACGTGTAGACCGGTTTTACAATATAAACAGATCAGTCCAAAGGTAATTCCTATCGTGCAGCAATCTCCATTCGATAATGATCTAACGCGATTCTTTGAAACACGGAACTCCGTTAAGTACAACACGGAAGAGGAGCACAGGAG AATAGCCGAGCAGCAAAGATACCAGGAGCTTGTAAATCTTCAGCAGCGTCGTAGCAATGGTTACATGTCCACTGACGATACGGAATACACGACCGACGAGACTGATTCCCAGGCGAACGATTACAGCGAGGAAATGATCTACCGCGAGAAATCCGAGTGCTCGAGTTTGATGAACGGCGAGCAGGAATATTCTTCGACGTATCGCGAGGAATGTTCTAGTCGACGTCGATCGGTGACATCCGAGGAAGTTGAGAATTTCTGTAACAACGAGAACGGGAAGTACCTAAACACAGAGGCAGAGGTGCCTTTGGAAGCGAAATCGTTGCTGCTCTCGATGATAGCTTCTCAAGAGGACATCTTGGAGACTATCAAGCATTTACGTAGCACGCCAATTCTGGACAATCTTTTGCATGGCGTTTCGCCTGACTGCAAGTTCGGTGACATATGTCCGGATGTAG GCAAAAAACTGTACGAGAACAATACCTACACTGGGCCAAAACTTGCTAGCGTCCACAACCTAACGAATTACAATACTGCACCCCGTGGCTGGAACCAATCCTTGACCTATTATCGGCCAATAAAATTCGAGAAACCGCAAGAGATTGTTTATTCTGATTTTTAA
- the Noc2 gene encoding nucleolar complex protein 2, which translates to MKMKQVKTKKKAKSSVMKKKKQLSSTTIDDFFKQSVQDEMNASDNNSYDKIKVEDDAESSENDMDPVEHKRSLKKLKDTDPEFYTYLKENDKNLLEFNISDDDNDIDDDDEKSSLNELNTRHIPDKQLEVASDESDYEGDEDSDGKNKRKVTLQLLKTWQEEIQKDKTLKTIKCAVEAFHAALQRVAESPDAESLLFKVEGSAVFNGVVQLCILYLPDAFKRYLKLGPDIQFQVHKAKRFVKVKGILKSYLTNLIKILQNVTSTNILTVLLKHLHQMLPYMQSFSSLTKPLLRILLKFWSSGEETVRVVSFLNILRIATGNRESTLEMLFKAMYVKYVENSKFVSFTTLPGINFMRHSLAEIYLLDKNLAYNHAFLYIRQLAIHLRNAMTLKKKEHFQAVYNWQYINSLRFWTELINLSKSDSMLRSLLYPLVQIIIGTIKMIPTQQYYPLRFHCLQMLTDISKETDTFIPILPFLLEILDSYDFNKKHKAVSMKPVPFIYILRMSKSQLQENGFKDNLIDTIYKLILENAAKDSHRVYFPDLYIPCIIQLKAFLKTCHIANYGRKMKQLLEKIEENRKHIEIERSKTVLDLKNMSEIKNWENKIKTQGTSLYKFYESWIKIYQSQKLKLVTKNEDIAEYKLPTIRKTKKTKSSQESSDESSEESDFDLRIKSDQGKSDQEESRKRAKPKRKKLKVPAKDNEIDLQSGNTDIVQDIKSDDWD; encoded by the exons ATGAAAATGAAACAAGTTAAAACTAAAAAGAAGGCAAAATCATCTGTTatgaagaaaaagaaacaattAAGTAGCACAACTATAGATGACTTTTTTAAACAAAGTGTTCAGGATGAAATGAATGCTAGTGACAATAATAGTTATG ATAAAATCAAAGTTGAAGATGATGCAGAAAGTAGCGAAAATGACATGGATCCAGTGGAACATAAAAGATCTTTGAAAAAGTTGAAAGATACAGATCCAGAATTTTACACATATTTAAAAGAAAATGATAAGAATCTTTTAGAATTTAATATATCAGATGATGACAATGACATTGACGATGATGATGAAAAGTCATCATTgaatgaattgaatacaaggcataTACCTGACAAGCAACTGGAG GTTGCTAGTGATGAAAGTGATTATGAAGGTGATGAAGACAGTGATGgaaagaataaaagaaaagtTACATTGCAGTTATTGAAAACGTGGCAAGAAGAAATTCAGAAAGAcaa GACGTTAAAAACAATTAAATGTGCTGTAGAAGCTTTTCATGCTGCATTACAAAGAGTAGCTGAATCTCCCGACGCAGAATCACTACTGTTTAAAGTGGAGGGTAGTGCAG TGTTTAATGGAGTTGTCCAGTTGTGTATACTATATTTACCAGATGCTTTTAAACGATACTTGAAATTGGGACCAGATATTCAGTTCCAAGTTCATAAAGCTAAGAGATTTGTAAAAGTAAAGGGTATTTTGAAGTCGTATCTAACGAATTTAATAAAA ATTCTACAAAACGTAACGTCAACTAATATTCTCACAGTGCTCTTAAAACATTTACATCAAATGTTACCTTATATGCAGTCGTTTTCATCGTTAACTAAACCGTTATTAAGAATATTGTTAAAATTTTGGTCAAGTGGAGAAGAAACTGTTCGGGTTGTTTCTTTTCTAAATATATTACGTATTGCAACTGGTAATCGAGAATCAACTCTAGAAATGTTGTTTAAG GCAATGTATGTAAAATATGTTGAAAATTCTAAATTTGTATCGTTTACAACGTTACCTGGTATTAATTTTATGAGACATTCTTTAGCTGAAATTTATTTGCTCGATAAGAATTTAGCTTATAACCATGCCTTTTTATATATCAGGCAATTAGCTATTCATTTGAGAAATGCTATGACTTTAAAGAAAAAG GAACATTTTCAAGCAGTATATAATTGGCAATACATAAATTCGTTGCGTTTTTGGACAGAATTAATAAATTTATCAAAAAGTGACTCCATGTTACGTTCACTTTTGTATCCTCTTGTTCAA ATTATTATCGGGACAATCAAAATGATACCAACGCAACAATATTATCCTCTCAGATTTCACTGTTTACAAATGCTAACAGACATTTCTAAAGAAACTGACACATTTATACCTATATTACCGTTTTTATTAGAG ATATTAGATTCTTATGATTTTAATAAGAAGCACAAAGCGGTATCGATGAAACCAGTACCCTTTATTTACATCTTAAGGATGTCCAAGTCCCAATTGCAAGAAAATGGATTTAAAGATAATCTTATTGATACTATATATAAACTTATCCTAGAAAATGCTGCTAAAGATAGTCATAGAGTATATTTTCCAGATTTGTACATACCATGTATAATACAG TTAAAAGCATTTTTAAAAACATGCCATATCGCGAACTATggcagaaaaatgaagcaattgttAGAAAAGATTGAGGAAAACAGAAAGCATATCGAAATAGAACGCAGTAAAACTGTCCTTGATTTGAAAAATATGTCAGAAATAAAGAACTGGGAGAACAAGATAAAGACGCAAGGCACGTCGCTATACAAATTCTATGAATCGTGGATAAAGATCTATCAATCTCAGAAACTTAAATTAGTAACGAAAAATGAAGATATAGCTGAATATAAATTACCAACTATAAGAAAAACGAAGAAAACAAAATCAAGCCAAGAAAGTTCAGACGAAAGTAGCGAGGAAAGTGATTTCGATTTGAGGATAAAATCAGATCAGGGAAAATCTGATCAAGAAGAATCTAGAAAACGTGCTAAGCCAAAGAGGAAAAAATTGAAAGTTCCTGCAAAAGATAATGAGATCGATTTACAGTCAGGAAACACAGATATCGTGCAAGACATAAAGAGTGATGATTGGGACTAA